From Malaciobacter mytili LMG 24559:
ATAGCAAATAAAATTATAGAAAAATTAGGAAATATTGATTCATATAATATAAGTAATAATCAAGAAGATGTAAAAAAAATTGCTACTTATGATAAACTAATCTTAGCCACTTCAACATGGGGTGATGGGGATTTACAAGATGATTGGGATGAATCTTGGGATAATTTTAAAGAAATTGATTTTTCAAATAAAATTGTAGCACTAGTTGGATTAGGAGATCAAGAAAGCTATGATGATACTTTTGTAAATTCACTAGGAACAATGTATGAACAAGTTATTTCTCAAGGTGGGAAAGTTATTGGTTTTACTTCTAAAGAAGGTTATGAGTTTGAAGAATCAACGGCACTAAAAGATAACCAATTTGTAGGTTTAGTTATAGATGAAGATAACCAAAGTGATTTAACTGATGAAAGAATAGATAATTGGATAGAGAAAATTAAAGAGGAAATCTTATAAGTGTTAAGGAGTTTACTCCTTAATTACTTATCTTGGCACTCTTTACAAGTTCCATACAATTGCATAGAATGACTTGTAATTTTAAAGTTATTCTTTTTAGCAATTCTATCTTGTCTTTTTTCAATCTCATCATCTATAAATTCAATAATTTTTCCACAAGTTGTACAAATCAAGTGGTCATGATGTGATTTTGCATTACTTTCATATTTTTTACCTTCAGTTCCAAAAGCAATTGATGTAATTAAATCAACTTCTTCTAAAAAACCCAAAGCTCTATAAACTGTTGCAATTCCTATATTTGAGTCTGAATATTTATTTTTAATCTCATTATAAACATCTTCAGCACTTAAATGTCCCTTAGCATTTATAAGAATATCTAAAACAATTTCCCTTTGTTCTGTATATTTTAGACCTTTTTGTTTTACTATTCTTTTAAGTTCTTCTATTACTTCTTCATTATTTGTCATAAAAATACGCCCTTCAAATTTTATACACAATTATAGTATATCTAAAGTTAGCAAAAATTTCAACATAAATATATATAAGTAAAATTTATTTGTTTTTCAGTTTTTTACTCTTTTTTTCAGGTTGGTAAAGCATATGATGCCATAAAGCAAAACCACAAAATGCGGCACCGGCAACTATGTGAGTTTTTTTAGCAATACTATTTTTCATAAACATAGAAGTTACAACCGTTGCTCCTAAAGTAGCAGTCATTCCTATTTTTGCAACTTCTTTTTTTATTTCATTATCGACTTTCATTCCTTTGTTTCCTTCTTTGTCTTCTTTGAATAGTCTTTTTTGTCCCTTTTATAGTCTCATAAGTTAATGCTGCTGTTAATATAGTAGCAATAGGTAAAATGAAAGGCATAAATTTATCTCCTAATGATAATAGTTATCATAATTTTATCCTTTTAAAGTTTAAATAAAACTGATACTAATTATCATAATAAATTTATTAAGCCTTTACTCCTTTTATAGAGTTTAAAAGTAAACCAATTGTTGTTCCATTATGTAAAACTGCAGTAACAATAGGAGAAAAAGCTCCAAAAGTTGCACCTGCTAAAATTGCTGAATTTACCCCAACTGTTGCTTTAAAGTTTGTATTTATAAGTCTCATAGTTTTATTTGCTAACTCTTTTGCTTCAACAACAGCTTGTATATCATCTTTTAATAAACTAACATCTGCTGTTGCTTTAGCAATATCAGCCCCTTTACTCATAGAAATACCAACACTAGCACTAATTAAGGCAGGTGCATCATTTATCCCATCACCAACAAAAGCAACTTTTCTACCTTCATCCATCATTTTTTTAACAATTGCTGCTTTATCAGTAGGAAGTAATTCAGAAAAAACCTCATCAATACCTAATTCTTCAGCAACCATTTGGGCTTTTTTATCAACATCTCCTGTTAGCATAACTAGATGTTTTACACCCAATTGTCTTAATCTTAATAAAGATTCTTTTGCATTATCTCTAATCTTATCACTTAAAGCAATTGTTCCTAATAGTTTCCCATTAAATCCAATATAAAGTAGAGTTTTACCCTCATCTAAACTTTTATTTATTTTCTCTTTATGTGAAGAAAAATCTATTTTTTCATCATCCTCTAGAAAATGTCTACTTCCAATTATAACTGATTTACCATCAACTTCTGTTTTTACACCATGAGCAACAATAAATTCTACTTCTTCATGGTGCATATGTACAAAGCCCCTTTGTTTAGCAGCTTTAACAACCGCTTCTGCAACTGGATGAAAGTAGTGTTCTTCTGTACTTGCTGTTAGATTTAAAACCTCTTCTTCTGTCCATTGTTCATCAAAAGATTGAACTTCTATTACTTCTAAATCACCTTTAGTTAAAGTTCCTGTTTTATCAAAAATAAAAGTATCCACATTTGATAACGATTCAATTGATTTTGCACCTTTTATCATAATTCCATTATGACCTGCTTTTGAAATAGTTGATTTAAAAGCAACTGGAGTAGCAAGTTTTAAAGCACAAGAATAATCAGCTTGTAAAATAGAAGCTACCCTTTCAAAATCTTTAGTTATCAAATAAGAAAAACCTGCTAAACCTAAAGTTACAGGAACTAATTTATCGGCTAATTTTGTTGCTTTTAGTTGTACTGAAGATTTTTCATTTAATGAACTTTCAATATAGTGTTTAATTCTTTGTGTGGCAGTATTTGCCCCCACATGTTCAGCCCAGATTTTTAACCTACCCTCTTCTAAAACAGTTCCAGAAATAACCCTATCTCCCCTTTGTTTTTTTATAGGTTCAGCTTCACCTGTCATAGATACTTGATTTACACTTGCATCTCCAAATACAATATGTCCATCAACAGGGATTGTACTACCAGCACTAACTACTACTATATCTCCAACATCAATCTCTTCTGTTTTAACTAAAACTTCAACTTTTTTACCATCTTGAAGCTTTTCAATCCATGCCTCTTTTACATTTGGTTTAGCTAACTCTTTTAATAAATCATCACTTTTATGAACAGTAGTCTCTTCAATATACTCACCAAGAGCTAGCATTGTATTTGTTGAATTTGCTGCTAAATAATCTTTTCTATAAACAGAAATACCAACGGCTGCACTTTCTAAAACCTTTGAAGTTAAACCTTCATTAAAAAGTTCTTTTGTTCCTTCAATTAATAAAGGAGTTGCAGCTGTTGTAGTAAGTAAAGCTTTAGCTAAATTATTAGAAATAAACCTTTCAGCAACTAAAGCACCACCTGCTCTTACAACTCCTTCTAAAGAAGGCTTTTCATTTTTTATACAACTAACACAAACAGCATTATCTTCACAATTTGTTGAAAGAAGATCTTCTAAAGTAAGAGTTTTTAAACTCTCTTCAATAGTTTTTTTAATATCAATATTTTCAATATTAAAAATAATACTATATGCTTTTTTATTTACACGAACACTATTGACACCTTGTATATTCTCAAGATATGCTTTTAAAATATTTTCATCAATAAACTCTTCTTTTAAAAGTTCAAATTTATATCTTAATCTTGTTAAGGTTTCATGTACTTTTATAAATTTATTCATAAACTACTCTTGATTTGCTTCCATAGCAGCTTTAGCATCTTCCATTCTCTCTTTTAACTCTTCCATTCCAGCTTGAAAAAGTTCAGTACCTTTTGATACAGCTTTCATTATATTTTCTTGCGCACCTTTATTTGTAAGAAGATAAGTAACAGCTGCACCAATTAATGCACCTTTTATAAAATCACCACTATTAAATCCACTATTTTGCCCATTTTGCATATTTTGTACATTTGTTGGTGATTGATTTATATAAGGATTTTGATTTAAAGTATTATTTTGAATAGCTCTACTATTTTCAATATTTATATCATACATATTTGTATTCTTATTCATAATCTTCCTCTTTTAAAGTTTTAATTTCATCTTCTTCATAAGCCAAAGTTTCATATTTTTCATTTAATTTATCATCAATAACTTCAACAGCATAAATTCCAGCCATCCCAATACTTAAAGCAGTCATAGCTTTTAAAAAGCCACCTTGTTGCCCTAAATAATTTGCAGTAGCAATTGCAGTTCCTGTTGCAATCGCACCTTGTGTTGTTTTTTTAACTGTATCTTTTATAGCTTCATTTGAAGAAATTTTAGCCTCTTTTGCTTTTTTATAATTAATTGTTCCTGAAACTACCGCACTTGCTATTGCACCACTTATTACATGTCCTAAGACATTTCTTGGTGTTCCTGTATCAATTACGCCTTTTTGCATTCTTCATCTTCCTTTATCTCTTCGATTTTTTCAATTACATCTTCTTTTATTTCTTTTAAAGACTCTTTTTTCTCTTTAATGCACTCTTTTGTTGCATTTATAGTATCTTTAACATCACTTGCTAAATCTTTACTTTTTTCTAATTTAGATGAAGCAAAATCTTTTGATTTACAAAACAACTCTTTTGATTTTTCTTTTAAAGTTTTACTTTTAGTAAAAGCAATAACTGCCCCTGCTCCAATTGCCAATCCAGCTATAAATGGTAATGCCATAATTTACTCCTTTTCTTGAGAATAACTATTTAAAAAAGCAACTAATGCTGCACCAAGTCCTGCACCACTTAACATAGAGATATTTAATTTTGATAAAAGTAAAGAGATTTTATCTTGATTAATATTCCCATTTGCAATATCTTCTAAAAGCATTTGATACTCATTTGCTTTTCCCATCATCTCTTCAATACTATTTAAGCTAGTTGAATTACTTACGCCATTATAATGGTTTAGCACAGCTTTTCTAAAAGCTGGAAGATGGTTGTTATATGAAGCTGCTTGAAGCTTGAAAAGCATATCTTTAATATCCTGCTGTTTTGTATTTGCTATTAAATTATCATACATTGCAATATTATTAATCTCACTTGCAACACCCAATTCACAACATTCTATATAAGTATTTGGTACTTTTATTTTTTCTGCCCAATCATTAATTGGAACTTCAACATTATATTTTTGTAAAAGGGGAATTAATGCACTATAATGTATTGCTTCAGCCTCTTTTATATTAATAAAAGGAGTTATTGCTCCAAATTTTTCTATTATTTTTGTATAAGTTTCATAAGCTTTAAATTCATCATAAACAGCAATTCTTAAAACTTGTGAAACAACAGGTTGTTCATTATTTAAATCAACTCTTTGAGAAAGTAAAATATTCTCATCTAAATTTACCACTACATTACCTCCTTTGCAAGATTATTTATAATTTCTGTAATCTCTTCTAAATTTCTTTTATTTATTAAATCTTCCCAAATTTGAGGTTTAAAAATAGTAGCATCATAAGTTATTGTAACAGAAGCAATAATCTTATTTATCTTAATATCTTTTATTCCATTTATTTTCTTAGGTAAATTTTCAATATCCAAAATTGAAATATTTGAGCTTTCATTTTTTATTTTTGGATTTACTCTTACTCTTAATCTACCTGGAGTATGGGCAATTATTGAAAAATAACTAGCAATTTTAATAATATCTTCTGTTTTTATCAAAAAAAATCCTTTAATTTCTTTAATCTTTCCTAAATCTTTTTTAAGTCTGACTTAATATAAATTTACACTCATTATCAAAAAAGAGCAAAATTATGAATAATTAATTATAACATACTTTATTTCTTCCACTTCTTTTTGCTTCATATAAAGCTTCATCTGCTCTTTTATATACAACTTCATACTTTTCATTTCTTTTACAAAAAGTTGCACCTAAACTAATTGTTACATTTATTTTGTGATTTTCATATACAAAATTATAATCTTCCACAACTTGTTTTAATCTAGTAGCTATATTTATTATATTTTCATTACTATTATCATCAACCAAAACAATAAACTCTTCTCCACCAAATCTTCCAATAATATCCTCTTTATGTAAAAAACTTTTAATTAATTTTGATAAATCTCTTAAAATACAATCTCCAATATAATGTCCATAAGTATCATTGATTTTTTTAAAATAATCAATATCAAAAATAATTAAACAAAAATCTTTTACTTCTAACCAACAATTTAAAAGTGAAGTTATAGTATTTTTATTATAAATAGAAGTTAGCTCATCAATTGTTGCTTTTTGTTCTAAATGACAAAGCTTTTCATTGTAAGAGGAAATATCATTCATACATATTAAATATTTTTTCATATCAAGTTTTTGAACATCAAAAATAAAATATTTATGATTATCATCCTGTACTTTTAATTTTGCAGGATTTTCATAGGATTCATATTTTTTAGCAAAATTAACTAAATTTGCTTGTGTTTGATTATCTAATAGTGCAATATTTGTCATAAAATGATCTTTTGATTTAAAAATATCCACAAATTTTTTATTTGTACTTTCTATATCTTTTCCATCAGTAATTAATATAATATTTTTTTGAGAATCTAAAACTGATTGTAAAAAATCTCTTTCTTTTTTTAACTCTTCATGTTGTTTATTATTAATAGAAATAAACATTTCATTAATTTTTTTTGAAAGATAACTAATCTCATCATCATAATCTATTTTAATTTTTAATTCTAAACTATTACTTTTAGATACTTTTTTAATAATATTTGTAATATTTTTAATTCTTTTTGCAAAAAGTTTATCAATAAAAAAGTAAATGCACATAATTAATAATATAAAAGTAGTTATAAAAATGTAAAATAAAAACTCATTATTTTTAGATATTTGTATAAAAAAATCCCTATTAATTTTCATACTTATAAAAAAAGAGCTATTATCAAACTCATCAAATAATTCAATAAAAGAAAAAAGATTTTTTTCATCTACTCTATTTATATCATAATTTATCAAACTATTTTTTATTTTTAATTCATTTTTATTTTTTAAAGAGTATGAAGGTAAAAATGAAATATAACTATGAGTAATTTTTGTAAGATTGGATAAAAAAGAAGAATCCAAGGTTCTTCCTATAAAAATATAGCCTAAAAGCTTATTTGCTTTTTTTACTTCTTCAATTGTAAAAAGAACTTTTTCATAATCAAGGGTAATAAAATGTATCTCCTCTTTATTTTTTAAATACTTATTTAAATTTTTTGATTTAAAAAAGTTTTTTATCTCATTTGGAGTAGAGATAAATTCATCTGAATTTATATCATATACATCACCAGAAACAAACTGTTTATTTTTATCAAATAGTATAAAATGAGTATATTTATCTTTGATAAAATATCTTTTTTTATCCTTTTTAATGTGTTCTTCTAAACTATTAATGATTTTTTCATTTGAAGAGTACTCATAGGCTATATTATTTAATAAATCAACTTTTGAATATAAAGCTTCAAAAAAAATCTTGATATTCTTTTCCACTTGAATATTTTCAAAACTTAAAGTTTTTTTTTCACTATCTTTTAAAATTGCAAAGATACATATTACTAAAAAAACTAAAATAGAACTAAAAAATAATGATATTTTAGTGGTAATATTCATAGCATTATACCTTTTTATAATTTTTCAGAAGTATAGTCTTATTTTCTTTAAATTTTAATGATAATTATTATCATTTTAATATTTTAATAAAATATTTGAAAATTATTATCATTATTAAGTAATATTAAATTTTAAGTTGAATATAATTTTATTTTTAAATTCATATAAGGATGTATTATGAAATTAAGTGAACTAAATAAAGGAGATAAAGCAATAATTGTATATATTAATTGTGAGAATACATTAAAAAATAGATTCTATTCTTTTGGTATTACTAAAAATAGTATTATTACTGTAGAAGAAGTAACTCTTACTAAAAGTACAATAGAAATAAAAATCAAAAATACAAAAGTTGCTTTAAGACTAAGTGAAGCTTCACAAATTGAGGTGAACTATGCAAACTAATATAATTAAAATTGCATTAGTTGGACAACCAAATGTTGGAAAGAGTATGCTTATTAACTCTATTTCAAATGCAAAATTAAAAGTTGGAAATTTTTCTGGTGTTACTGTTGCAAAAGAAGAGGTATTTGTAAAATATAAAAACTATAAAATTCAAATTGTAGATTTACCTGGTTCATACTCTTTAAATGATTATACACTAGAAGAAAAAGTTACAAAAAGTTTTTTAAATAATGAATATTATGACATTATTTTAAATGTAGTTGATTCTACTAATTTAGAAAGAAACCTGTTTTTAACTTCTGAATTGCTTGCTTTAGATAAAAAAATGATAATAGCTTTAAATATGAATGATGAAGCAATAAAAGAAGAGATTCAAATAGATGAAAAACAATTAACTAAAATTTTAGGGAAACCTTGTATAAAAACAAGTGCAGCAAATAAAGAAGGTATTGATTTACTTCTTGAAGAGATTGTAAAAAAATTTGAAAGTGAAAAACTTCCTACAAAACTTATCTTTTCTGATGTTATAGAAGAAGAGATTTCAAATATAAGTAAATTTTTTGAAGCAATAAATTTTAAAGCAAATGTTACATATAGAGAAATTGCTATAAAACTTTTAAAAGAAGATAAACAAACTTATAAATTTTTCCATGATGAACCAATATGGACAAAACTACAACCTTTATTAAATGAAGCTTTTGAACATATTTCATTACACTATAATACAAAAAATATAGAAGATATTTTTAATGAAGAAAAATTTGCCTTTGCAAGAGGTGCAGTTACAGAAACTGTTAAAGAAAAAGGATATAAAGAGAAAACTTTAACAGAAAAAATTGACTCAATTTTAATACATAAAATTTTTGGATTACCTATTTTTCTTTTTTTAATGTGGGGATTATTTCAATTGACATTTGAAATTGGAAATATTCCAATGGATATAATTGATACTTTTTTTGCAAATTTAATTGATAATACAAAAGAAGTTTTAGGAGATAATCAAATCTCATCAATTATAGCTGATGGGGCTATTGCTGGAGTTGGTGCTGTTATTTTATTTGTACCTAATATTGTAATACTATTTTTTGGAATTGCTTTACTTGAAACAACAGGATATATGAGTAGAGTTGCTTTTTTATTAGATGGTTTTTTTCATAAATTTGGACTTCATGGAAAATCATTTATTCCTTTAGTTACTGGATTTGGTTGCTCTGTTCCAGCCTATATGGCAGCAAGAACATTAAAAAATGAAAAAGATAGATTACTTACTTTATTTATTATTGGTTTTATGTCTTGTGGAGCAAGACTTCCTATTTATGTACTTTTTACAGGTGCATTTTTTAGTGAAAAAAATGCTGGAAATGTTTTATTTTTAATCTATATTGGTGGAGCAATTTTAGGTTTAATTGCAGCAAAAGTTTTAAAAATTGTAGTATTTAAAAGTGAAGATGAACCTTTTGTTATGGAAATGCCAAAATATAGAATGCCTTCATTTAAACTTATTTGGCATACAGTTTCAAATCAAGCTTTAATGTACTTAAAAAAAGCAGGAACATATATCTTAGCTGCTTCACTTTTAATTTGGGTGGCAAGTAATTATCCAAAACATTTGCAAGTAGAAGAAGCCTTTAATCAAAAAATTGAATTAGCCCTTACAGATGAAGAAAAAACCTCTTTAAAAAATGAATTGGCTTTATATAATTTAGAAAATTCATATTTAGGATATGTAGGTAAATTTTCAGAACCATTATTTGCCCCTTTAGGATTTGATTGGAGAATGTCAGTTGCGCTTGAAACAGGTCTTGCCGCAAAAGAGATTGTTGTATCAACTTTAGGTATTTTATATGGATTAGGAGAAGAAAATGATGAAAGTTCAAAAGGACTTATAGATAAAATCAAGGCAAATATTCCTTTTGCTTCAGCAATTGCATTTATTGTATTTGTAATGATTTATCTTCCTTGTTTAGCTGCTTCAATGGTATTTACAAAAGAAGCAGGTGGTTGGAAATATTTAGCATATTTATTTGTTTTTACAACTACAACAGCGTGGGTACTTTCATTTATAGCTTATAATGTAGTCTCATTTTTAGTAGCATAAGAGTTTTCTTATGCTACAACTTATTGGCAATCTTTACATAGACCATATATTGTCATAATATGATCTTTTAAAATAAAGTTACTATTTTTTGCAACTTTTTTTTGTTGTTCTTCAATTACATCATCATGAAATTCTATAATCTTATTGCATAAAGTACAAATCATATGGTCATGATGTAAAGATAAATTTAACTCATATCTTTTTACCCCATCTCCCACATCTAAAGAGTTTACTATATTTAACTCTTCAAAAAATTTTACAGTTCTATATACAGTTGCTATTCCCATATCTACTTTATAATTAGTTTTAGCAATTGCTACAATTTGTTCTGCACTTAAATGATCATCATTAAAATATAAAATTTTTAAAATATAATCTTTTTGAATAGAGT
This genomic window contains:
- a CDS encoding flavodoxin, yielding MSSAIFYASSTGNTEEIANKIIEKLGNIDSYNISNNQEDVKKIATYDKLILATSTWGDGDLQDDWDESWDNFKEIDFSNKIVALVGLGDQESYDDTFVNSLGTMYEQVISQGGKVIGFTSKEGYEFEESTALKDNQFVGLVIDEDNQSDLTDERIDNWIEKIKEEIL
- a CDS encoding Fur family transcriptional regulator, whose amino-acid sequence is MTNNEEVIEELKRIVKQKGLKYTEQREIVLDILINAKGHLSAEDVYNEIKNKYSDSNIGIATVYRALGFLEEVDLITSIAFGTEGKKYESNAKSHHDHLICTTCGKIIEFIDDEIEKRQDRIAKKNNFKITSHSMQLYGTCKECQDK
- a CDS encoding heavy metal translocating P-type ATPase; protein product: MNKFIKVHETLTRLRYKFELLKEEFIDENILKAYLENIQGVNSVRVNKKAYSIIFNIENIDIKKTIEESLKTLTLEDLLSTNCEDNAVCVSCIKNEKPSLEGVVRAGGALVAERFISNNLAKALLTTTAATPLLIEGTKELFNEGLTSKVLESAAVGISVYRKDYLAANSTNTMLALGEYIEETTVHKSDDLLKELAKPNVKEAWIEKLQDGKKVEVLVKTEEIDVGDIVVVSAGSTIPVDGHIVFGDASVNQVSMTGEAEPIKKQRGDRVISGTVLEEGRLKIWAEHVGANTATQRIKHYIESSLNEKSSVQLKATKLADKLVPVTLGLAGFSYLITKDFERVASILQADYSCALKLATPVAFKSTISKAGHNGIMIKGAKSIESLSNVDTFIFDKTGTLTKGDLEVIEVQSFDEQWTEEEVLNLTASTEEHYFHPVAEAVVKAAKQRGFVHMHHEEVEFIVAHGVKTEVDGKSVIIGSRHFLEDDEKIDFSSHKEKINKSLDEGKTLLYIGFNGKLLGTIALSDKIRDNAKESLLRLRQLGVKHLVMLTGDVDKKAQMVAEELGIDEVFSELLPTDKAAIVKKMMDEGRKVAFVGDGINDAPALISASVGISMSKGADIAKATADVSLLKDDIQAVVEAKELANKTMRLINTNFKATVGVNSAILAGATFGAFSPIVTAVLHNGTTIGLLLNSIKGVKA
- a CDS encoding YtxH domain-containing protein; translation: MNKNTNMYDINIENSRAIQNNTLNQNPYINQSPTNVQNMQNGQNSGFNSGDFIKGALIGAAVTYLLTNKGAQENIMKAVSKGTELFQAGMEELKERMEDAKAAMEANQE
- a CDS encoding ferritin-like domain-containing protein, with protein sequence MVNLDENILLSQRVDLNNEQPVVSQVLRIAVYDEFKAYETYTKIIEKFGAITPFINIKEAEAIHYSALIPLLQKYNVEVPINDWAEKIKVPNTYIECCELGVASEINNIAMYDNLIANTKQQDIKDMLFKLQAASYNNHLPAFRKAVLNHYNGVSNSTSLNSIEEMMGKANEYQMLLEDIANGNINQDKISLLLSKLNISMLSGAGLGAALVAFLNSYSQEKE
- a CDS encoding HMA2 domain-containing protein, whose amino-acid sequence is MIKTEDIIKIASYFSIIAHTPGRLRVRVNPKIKNESSNISILDIENLPKKINGIKDIKINKIIASVTITYDATIFKPQIWEDLINKRNLEEITEIINNLAKEVM
- a CDS encoding sensor domain-containing diguanylate cyclase encodes the protein MNITTKISLFFSSILVFLVICIFAILKDSEKKTLSFENIQVEKNIKIFFEALYSKVDLLNNIAYEYSSNEKIINSLEEHIKKDKKRYFIKDKYTHFILFDKNKQFVSGDVYDINSDEFISTPNEIKNFFKSKNLNKYLKNKEEIHFITLDYEKVLFTIEEVKKANKLLGYIFIGRTLDSSFLSNLTKITHSYISFLPSYSLKNKNELKIKNSLINYDINRVDEKNLFSFIELFDEFDNSSFFISMKINRDFFIQISKNNEFLFYIFITTFILLIMCIYFFIDKLFAKRIKNITNIIKKVSKSNSLELKIKIDYDDEISYLSKKINEMFISINNKQHEELKKERDFLQSVLDSQKNIILITDGKDIESTNKKFVDIFKSKDHFMTNIALLDNQTQANLVNFAKKYESYENPAKLKVQDDNHKYFIFDVQKLDMKKYLICMNDISSYNEKLCHLEQKATIDELTSIYNKNTITSLLNCWLEVKDFCLIIFDIDYFKKINDTYGHYIGDCILRDLSKLIKSFLHKEDIIGRFGGEEFIVLVDDNSNENIINIATRLKQVVEDYNFVYENHKINVTISLGATFCKRNEKYEVVYKRADEALYEAKRSGRNKVCYN
- a CDS encoding FeoA family protein, giving the protein MKLSELNKGDKAIIVYINCENTLKNRFYSFGITKNSIITVEEVTLTKSTIEIKIKNTKVALRLSEASQIEVNYAN
- the feoB gene encoding ferrous iron transport protein B; this translates as MQTNIIKIALVGQPNVGKSMLINSISNAKLKVGNFSGVTVAKEEVFVKYKNYKIQIVDLPGSYSLNDYTLEEKVTKSFLNNEYYDIILNVVDSTNLERNLFLTSELLALDKKMIIALNMNDEAIKEEIQIDEKQLTKILGKPCIKTSAANKEGIDLLLEEIVKKFESEKLPTKLIFSDVIEEEISNISKFFEAINFKANVTYREIAIKLLKEDKQTYKFFHDEPIWTKLQPLLNEAFEHISLHYNTKNIEDIFNEEKFAFARGAVTETVKEKGYKEKTLTEKIDSILIHKIFGLPIFLFLMWGLFQLTFEIGNIPMDIIDTFFANLIDNTKEVLGDNQISSIIADGAIAGVGAVILFVPNIVILFFGIALLETTGYMSRVAFLLDGFFHKFGLHGKSFIPLVTGFGCSVPAYMAARTLKNEKDRLLTLFIIGFMSCGARLPIYVLFTGAFFSEKNAGNVLFLIYIGGAILGLIAAKVLKIVVFKSEDEPFVMEMPKYRMPSFKLIWHTVSNQALMYLKKAGTYILAASLLIWVASNYPKHLQVEEAFNQKIELALTDEEKTSLKNELALYNLENSYLGYVGKFSEPLFAPLGFDWRMSVALETGLAAKEIVVSTLGILYGLGEENDESSKGLIDKIKANIPFASAIAFIVFVMIYLPCLAASMVFTKEAGGWKYLAYLFVFTTTTAWVLSFIAYNVVSFLVA
- a CDS encoding Fur family transcriptional regulator — encoded protein: MEKYEDNFESFLENFKNTVSKLGYKNSIQKDYILKILYFNDDHLSAEQIVAIAKTNYKVDMGIATVYRTVKFFEELNIVNSLDVGDGVKRYELNLSLHHDHMICTLCNKIIEFHDDVIEEQQKKVAKNSNFILKDHIMTIYGLCKDCQ